The Rudaeicoccus suwonensis sequence GCGAGGACACCGGGCATGAAACTGGTGCGCTCGAACGAGTCGTGCCGGATCGTCAACGCCTCCCCCTCGGCGCCGAGGTCGACCTCTTGATGTGCCACCCGACCGCGCAATCGCAGCGCATGCACCGGTATGCCGTCCACTGTCGCGCCGCGAGCGCCGTCCGGGTCGGACTGCGTCGCGTCGGGCACCGGTCCGAGCCCGGCTTCGGCGCGGGCAGCGGCGATGATCGAGGCGGTCCGGGCGGCGGTGCCCGATGGAGCGTCGACCTTGGCGGGGTGGTGCATCTCGACGATCTCGACGGATTCGTAGAACGGTGCGGCCTGCCGGGCGAACGACATCATCAACAGCGCACCGATGGCGAAGTTCGGCGCGATGAGCACTCCTACCGAATCATGTTGTGCGAGAAGACTTTCCAGAGAAGCGAGGCGCTCGGCGTTCCAGCCGGTCGTCCCCACGACGGCGTGCACCCCAAGCTCGACGCAGTGGGCGACATTGCCCATCGAGGCGTCCGGCACGCTGAACTCGACCGCCACGTCGGCCCCGTGCAACTCGCCGAGATCGTCGCCCGCGTCATACCGGCCCACAAGGTCGAGATCAGGCGCCGCGTCAACTGCCGCGCAGGCCTGGCTGCCCATCCGCCCGGAGGCACCGATCACGACCACGCGCAGGGATGGACTCAACGGGTCAACACTCACCCGGGTCAGCGTAGACGGCGATTGCTCCGTCGGCCTGCCGACGCCCACGTGCGGACACCTGCGGCAGGGGGCGGACGACGGCCACGAGAGCGGCGACGAAGACGATCAGCTTCGACGTCGGTCCGGATCGTGGTCGACCGTTCCAGTCCTCGGACCTCCGACGGCCATGAGAATCGGTCTGCTATATTTGTTACCTAAGCTAATTACCCGTCACCTGGGCAGCCTCCGACACACTCGACGCACACCCTGACGTAGATACGAAAGCCGAACGACTGTGACAGAACCACTCGTCCCGCCATCCGAAGAACGGCGCCAGCGCACCCGCCGGCGTCGTTATGAGGCAGACCACCCGCGTTACAAGTGGGTGGCGCTGTCCAACACCACCCTTGGCGTGCTGATGGCCACCATCAACTCCTCGATCGTGATCATCTCGCTGCCGGCGATCTTCCGCGGCATCAAGCTGGACCCGCTCGGAGCCGGAAACATCAGCTACCTGTTGTGGACGCTGATGGGCTTCCTGGTGGTGTCCGCCGTGCTGGTGGTCGCACTCGGACGACTGGGCGACATGTATGGCCGGGTCAAGATCTACAACCTCGGCTTCGTGGTCTTCACCGTCGCATCGGTGTTGCTGTCTCTCGACCCGTTCTCCGGTGGCGGCGGAGCGATGTGGATCATCCTCGGCCGCATCATCCAGGGTGTCGGCGGAGCGATGCTCATGGCCAACTCGGCCGCCATCCTGACCGATGCCTTCCCTGCCACCGAGCGCGGAATGGCGTTGGGAATCAACCAGGTTGCCGCGATCGCCGGCTCGTTCCTCGGTCTGATCATCGGTGGCGTGCTGTCGCAGTGGGACTGGCGCGCGGTCTTCTGGGTCAGCGTGCCGATCGGCATCCTCGGCACGATCTGGGCTTACAAGTCGCTGCACGAACTCGGCACCTCCCGCGGAGGGAGCCTCGACATACCCGGCAACATCACCTTCGCTGTGGGCGTCACCGCGATCCTTGTCGCCATCACCTACGGCATCCAGCCGTATGGCGGTCACACGATGGGCTGGACCAACCCGTGGGTGCTGGCCGGGCTGATCGGCGGGGCGCTGGTGCTGGTGGCCTTCTGCTTCATCGAGACCCGCGCCAAGGACCCGATGTTCTCGATGAGCCTGTTCAAGATCAAGGCCTTCAGCGCCGGCAACTTCGCTGGTCTCCTCGCCTCGATCGGCCGAGGTGGCATGCAGTTCATGCTCATCATCTGGCTCCAGGGCATCTGGCTGCCGCTGCGCGGTTACAGCTACGAATCGACCCCGTTGTGGGCCGGCATCTTCCTGTTGCCACTGACCGCCGGCTTCCTGATCGCCGGTCCGGCGTCGGGCTACCTGTCGGACCGTTTCGGCGCACGCGCCTTCGCCAGCGGCGGCCTGCTGATCAACGCCGCGACCTTCATCGGCCTGGTGCTGATCCCGGTCGACTTCTCGTACTGGATCTTCGCGACGCTGCTGTTCCTCAACGGCATCGGCTCGGGCATGTTCTCCGCGCCGAACACCACGGCGATCATGAACTCCGTCCCCGCCAACCAACGCGGCGCGGCCTCCGGCATGCGAGCGACCTTCTTCAATGCGGGCACCTCACTGTCGATCGGCATCTTCTTCTCGCTGATGATCGTCGGCCTGTCACAGCACCTGCCGAACGCGATGCGCACCGGTCTGATCGCCCAGCACGTGCCCGCGGATGTGGCCGGCCAGGTGGCGTCGTTGCCGCCGGTCGGGTCGATGTTCGCAGCCTTCCTGGGCTTCAACCCGATCGAGAGCATCCTGAAACCGACGGGTGTCTTCGCACACATGGATCCGAGCAACGTGCAGACGCTCACCGGCAAGGAGTTCTTCCCGCACCTGCTGTCCGGTCCGTTCCACGACGGTCTGGTCGTGGTCTTCGGCGCCGCCGCGATCATGATGATCGTCGCCGCGATCGCCAGTCTGCTGCGCGGCAGCAAATACGTGCACGAGGACGGTTCCGACGTCGACGCGGATGACGCTCCGAGCGACTCCGACGGTCCGCAGACCGATGCGCCCGTCGACGGCCCGGCCGCCGACGACGCACTCGCGGACGCCGGTCAGCGCGCCTGACTACAGTGCCAGGAGTGTCTCCGCTCAGTGCATCCTCCTGGCTGACCGCCTGGACGTTCTCACCATTCGGTGTCGTCCTCGCGATCATCCTCCTCGTCCCGTATGTCGCAGGTCTTCTCGCGGCGCGGCGCCGCGGCCACTCCTGGCCGTGGTGGCGCACTGCGTCCTACCTGGTGCTCGGAGTCGGCACCCTGCTCTACGTGACGTGCGGCCCGGTCGGTGTCTACCGGGACACCTTCTTCTGGATGTTCGCCGCCCAGGTGGCGGTCGTCGGGTCGGTCACGCCGGCCGGTCTGGCCATTGGTGACCCGATCGGGTTGTTCAGTGCCGCCACGGGTCGCACCGACACGTGGGTGCACCGCGCCGTGCGCAGCCCGGTCGCACGCTTCTTCATGTTTCCCCTGGTCAGCACGGCACTGGATCTCGGCGGGATCCTTGCGGTCTTCTACACCGGCTACGCCAAGGCGGCCATCGACTCAGACCTCGTCGGGGCCCTGCTGCTGTTGCAACTGCTGTTCGTGGGGCTCATCTTTGTGCTGCCGGTGCTCGCGGACGATCTTCTTCCCCGGTGGGCGACGCCGCCGGTGCGCACCTTCCTGGCATTCCTCGACGGCCTGGTGGACGCGATCCCTGGCGTCCTGCTGATGACCGCGAATTCACTTCTGGTGCCATCATTTCCGGGCTTCTCCGAGCACGCTGCCCATCTGCGCGACGGCATCAGCGCCTCGCTCGACCAGCAGTACGCCGGTGGCGCTCTGCTCGTCGTGGCCGAGACGATCGGGCTGCCGATGCTCGGCGCGGTCTTCGCCGAGTGGCTGCGCGCCGATGCCGCCGAAGCGCGCGCAGCGGATGCCCTGCTGGATGCACGAGACGCCGCCGATGCCGCTGCAGCGGCCGGTGGGATCACGAGGTCCGGCAGTTCGAGGATGTCCGGCAGTTCGAGCCGCTCGGGCGATCCGGGTTCCGGGCCACGCATGCCGGGCGGCGCGGGCGTCGACAGCGATGCTCCGGACCTGCCGGAGCCGGATGCCGCTGCGCCGCCTGAGTCCGCGCCCGCGGGCGCACAGCAGCCGTGGTGGCTGACCGATCCGCGGATGGCCGACCGCTTCGGCCATTCCCGGCATGATCCCGACAGCCCATGACAGGACTGCTCGACAGCTGGGTCCGCGCGATCACTGAGCTGTCACCGACGGCCGATCCCGCGCAAGCTCGGCGCGATGGTGAAGGCCTGCTGTTGCGCTGGAACGAAGGCCACCGCAGCTATCACACCGCCCAGCACCTGAACGAGGTGCTGAGCGCGCTCAACCTCCTCGGTGGCGCCGATCGGCCGGCTGAGCGAGCCCTGGCGACCCTCGCTGCCTGGTTGCACGACGCCGTGTATGACGTGACCGCCGAAGCCGGCGCCAGCGAACGCGCCAGCGCCACTCTTGCGACCGCCGTCCTGACCGGACTCGGCTGCCGGGAGGACATCGCGACCGCAGTCGAGCAGCTGATCCTGATGACGACCACCCACCAGAGCCGGTCGGCGGATCCGGTCGGGGATGCCCTTCACGACGCCGACCTGTGGATCCTTGCTGCTCCGATGCCGCGGTTTCGGCAGTACTGCGAGCAGGTGCGAACCGAATACCGGCACGTTCCGGACCCGGCCTACGCCGAAGCACGCACCGGCATACTGTGCGCTCTGGTCGATCGGGCAGACGTCTACCGCACCGCTCGCGCCCGCGAGGAGTGGACCGCGGCCGCCCGCAGCAACGTCGCGAGCGAGCTACGGTCACTCAGCACGCTCCTGCCTGACCGCGCACGCTGATCCGGGCATCACTCCAGCGGCGGGAGTCACTCAGATTCCGGCGACATTGAGCACACTGTAGATGCCGAGGCAGGTCATCACGACGGCCGCGATCCGGGTGATCCACACCATCGGCAGCACCTTGAGCAGGGTCTTGCCGCCGAGCATCGCGAGCAGGGCGACACACCACAACGCGACGACCGCACCGATGCCGACCGACACCGGATTGCCATACCGGGCAGCGAGATTGGCAGTGAGGATCTGCGTGAGATCGCCCCATTCGGCTACCAGGATGATGCCGAAACCGACCGAGGAGACCTTCCAGAAACCCGCACCGTCAGGTATGCCGTCCGCCTCGGCTTCCTCCTTCGCCTCGACCTGATCCTGGTCTTCTGTGCCTTCGCGCCAGATCAGGAAAGCGCCGAGGAAGAACAGCACGGCAACGACGGCCTCGACAAGGCGGTGCGGCAGCAGGGTCAGCACCGACCCTGCTGCGACGGCGATGACGACGTGAACGAGGAATGCGCTCGCCACGCCGGCGAAGACCCAGCGCCACGGGAATCTGGTGCCGAGCACAAGGCTGGCGATGGCGGTCTTGTCTGGCAGTTCACCGACGAAGATGAGTGCGAAGGTAGCTGCGATGACACTGATGTCGATCACGAGTCGTGGTCCTTGCGGTCAGGACGGCAACAGCTCGAGCGACTCCACGGAATCC is a genomic window containing:
- the dapB gene encoding 4-hydroxy-tetrahydrodipicolinate reductase; this encodes MSVDPLSPSLRVVVIGASGRMGSQACAAVDAAPDLDLVGRYDAGDDLGELHGADVAVEFSVPDASMGNVAHCVELGVHAVVGTTGWNAERLASLESLLAQHDSVGVLIAPNFAIGALLMMSFARQAAPFYESVEIVEMHHPAKVDAPSGTAARTASIIAAARAEAGLGPVPDATQSDPDGARGATVDGIPVHALRLRGRVAHQEVDLGAEGEALTIRHDSFERTSFMPGVLAGVRAVGSHPGLTVGLENYLGLA
- a CDS encoding HD domain-containing protein; protein product: MTGLLDSWVRAITELSPTADPAQARRDGEGLLLRWNEGHRSYHTAQHLNEVLSALNLLGGADRPAERALATLAAWLHDAVYDVTAEAGASERASATLATAVLTGLGCREDIATAVEQLILMTTTHQSRSADPVGDALHDADLWILAAPMPRFRQYCEQVRTEYRHVPDPAYAEARTGILCALVDRADVYRTARAREEWTAAARSNVASELRSLSTLLPDRAR
- a CDS encoding cytochrome c oxidase assembly protein translates to MSPLSASSWLTAWTFSPFGVVLAIILLVPYVAGLLAARRRGHSWPWWRTASYLVLGVGTLLYVTCGPVGVYRDTFFWMFAAQVAVVGSVTPAGLAIGDPIGLFSAATGRTDTWVHRAVRSPVARFFMFPLVSTALDLGGILAVFYTGYAKAAIDSDLVGALLLLQLLFVGLIFVLPVLADDLLPRWATPPVRTFLAFLDGLVDAIPGVLLMTANSLLVPSFPGFSEHAAHLRDGISASLDQQYAGGALLVVAETIGLPMLGAVFAEWLRADAAEARAADALLDARDAADAAAAAGGITRSGSSRMSGSSSRSGDPGSGPRMPGGAGVDSDAPDLPEPDAAAPPESAPAGAQQPWWLTDPRMADRFGHSRHDPDSP
- a CDS encoding TMEM165/GDT1 family protein is translated as MIDISVIAATFALIFVGELPDKTAIASLVLGTRFPWRWVFAGVASAFLVHVVIAVAAGSVLTLLPHRLVEAVVAVLFFLGAFLIWREGTEDQDQVEAKEEAEADGIPDGAGFWKVSSVGFGIILVAEWGDLTQILTANLAARYGNPVSVGIGAVVALWCVALLAMLGGKTLLKVLPMVWITRIAAVVMTCLGIYSVLNVAGI
- a CDS encoding MFS transporter, coding for MTEPLVPPSEERRQRTRRRRYEADHPRYKWVALSNTTLGVLMATINSSIVIISLPAIFRGIKLDPLGAGNISYLLWTLMGFLVVSAVLVVALGRLGDMYGRVKIYNLGFVVFTVASVLLSLDPFSGGGGAMWIILGRIIQGVGGAMLMANSAAILTDAFPATERGMALGINQVAAIAGSFLGLIIGGVLSQWDWRAVFWVSVPIGILGTIWAYKSLHELGTSRGGSLDIPGNITFAVGVTAILVAITYGIQPYGGHTMGWTNPWVLAGLIGGALVLVAFCFIETRAKDPMFSMSLFKIKAFSAGNFAGLLASIGRGGMQFMLIIWLQGIWLPLRGYSYESTPLWAGIFLLPLTAGFLIAGPASGYLSDRFGARAFASGGLLINAATFIGLVLIPVDFSYWIFATLLFLNGIGSGMFSAPNTTAIMNSVPANQRGAASGMRATFFNAGTSLSIGIFFSLMIVGLSQHLPNAMRTGLIAQHVPADVAGQVASLPPVGSMFAAFLGFNPIESILKPTGVFAHMDPSNVQTLTGKEFFPHLLSGPFHDGLVVVFGAAAIMMIVAAIASLLRGSKYVHEDGSDVDADDAPSDSDGPQTDAPVDGPAADDALADAGQRA